A genomic region of Burkholderia humptydooensis contains the following coding sequences:
- a CDS encoding MFS transporter — protein MTKIARRLMPLLVIMFLIAFIDRQNVGFAKLQMVHALGMTETSYGLGASLFFIGYLLFEVPSTLALHRFGARLWLARIMMTWGVVTVLLGFTHSTSVFYVFRFLLGVAEAGFYPGVIYYLTLWFPQSHRTRVLGLFTLGSALANMLGSLAGGLLLSLDGRLGLAGWQWVFVATGLPAVAVALVALRLLPESVERATFLSDDEKRVALAALKREASPEAVSESPWRALVDPRVLMFALAYMLMSTSLYGVTYWLPTLLKSSGVPSSLNGLLNMIPWAIAALLLLWLPARLKRERIVLKAMAIVAGVGVAGFALSLALPGLPWRFAALVLGGACIPLLYPCFWSLPPRFFSGARAAASIAAINSIGNLGGFFAQNLMPYVGKVAGSASAPMLVPVVCLATLGVGMLAAASMAGRRRAAGMAA, from the coding sequence GCGTCGGCTGATGCCGCTGCTCGTCATCATGTTCCTGATCGCGTTCATCGACCGGCAGAACGTCGGGTTCGCGAAGCTGCAGATGGTCCACGCGCTCGGGATGACCGAGACGTCGTACGGGCTCGGCGCGTCGCTGTTCTTCATCGGCTACCTGCTGTTCGAGGTGCCGAGCACGCTCGCGCTGCACCGGTTCGGCGCACGCCTCTGGCTCGCGCGCATCATGATGACGTGGGGCGTGGTCACGGTCCTGCTCGGCTTCACGCATTCGACGAGCGTCTTCTACGTGTTCCGCTTTCTGCTCGGCGTCGCGGAGGCGGGCTTCTATCCGGGCGTCATCTATTACCTGACGCTGTGGTTCCCGCAGAGCCACCGCACGCGCGTGCTCGGCCTCTTCACGCTCGGCAGCGCGCTCGCGAACATGCTCGGCTCGCTCGCGGGCGGGCTGCTGCTGTCGCTCGACGGCCGGCTCGGGCTTGCCGGCTGGCAGTGGGTGTTCGTCGCGACGGGGCTGCCCGCTGTCGCCGTCGCGCTCGTCGCGCTGCGCTTGCTGCCCGAGTCGGTCGAGCGCGCGACGTTCCTGTCCGACGACGAGAAGCGCGTCGCGCTCGCCGCGCTCAAGCGCGAGGCGTCGCCCGAGGCGGTGTCCGAATCGCCGTGGCGCGCGCTCGTCGACCCGCGCGTGCTGATGTTCGCGCTCGCGTACATGCTGATGTCGACGTCGCTGTACGGCGTCACGTACTGGCTGCCGACGCTCCTGAAGAGCAGCGGCGTGCCGTCGTCGCTGAACGGGCTGCTGAACATGATCCCGTGGGCGATCGCGGCGCTGCTGCTGTTGTGGCTGCCCGCGCGGCTCAAGCGCGAGCGGATCGTGCTGAAGGCGATGGCGATCGTCGCGGGCGTCGGCGTTGCCGGCTTCGCGCTCAGCCTCGCGCTGCCCGGCCTGCCTTGGCGCTTCGCCGCGCTCGTGCTGGGCGGCGCGTGCATCCCGCTGCTGTATCCGTGCTTCTGGTCGCTGCCGCCGCGCTTCTTTTCCGGCGCGCGCGCCGCGGCGAGCATCGCCGCGATCAACTCGATCGGCAATCTGGGCGGCTTCTTCGCGCAGAACCTGATGCCTTACGTCGGCAAGGTCGCGGGCAGCGCGAGCGCGCCGATGCTCGTGCCCGTCGTATGTCTCGCGACGCTCGGCGTCGGCATGCTCGCCGCCGCGTCGATGGCCGGCCGGCGGCGGGCGGCGGGCATGGCGGCCT